DNA sequence from the Alkalilimnicola ehrlichii MLHE-1 genome:
GGTTCGTGGGTCCGTGGGCTTGCGGTGACCCGCCCCACCAACGGCCTCCGGGGGGGTTCTTGGTCAGCGGGGCTTGCGGCGGCGTCACGGAGACCAATGCGGCCCGCGGGCAGTACCTCGGGATCAATCGGGGCGCACAGGGGCGCACTGGGGCAGCCAGGGTGGCACGAGAGCAGCCTTCCGCGAGCCAGTACCCTTTCAATCGACAGGGGCGAGGCGGGGGTTCGGATGCGAATCGTAGGCAGCAGGGATGCTGCCTACGAGCCCCCATGGATGGGTTTACGGCGTATTCGCATCCGAACCCCCGCCTCGCCCCGTTCCGCGGCTTCCCGCAGCCACCGGGCCTAAGGCCTCTTCAGCCTTCTCCCTACCCCCGACATCCAACCGCCGACACACCCCGTCCAGGCGCGCTGTCAGTCCAGCCGCCCGACCGTCACCCGCTCATGCCCGGCCAGGTCCCGCAAGGTCTCCACCCCGCCGAACCCGGCCTCCAGGAACAGTCGGCGCACCGCCTCCCCCTGCTGAAAACCGTGCTCCACCATCAACCAACCGCCGGCCACCAGATGCCCCGGCGCCTCGCCGACGATCCGCCGCAGGTCACCCAGCCCGTCCCGTCCGGCCGCCAGCGCCGACCGCGGCTCGAAGCGCACATCGCCCTCATACAGCTCAGGCTCGTGGACGCCCACATAGGGCGGATTGCTCACCACCAGATCAAAACGCTCACCGGCCAGTGGGCCGAACCAGGACCCCGCCACCACCTGCACCCGATCCGCCAGCCCTAACCGGCGGGCGTTCTCCCGGGCCACCACCAGGGCCCCGGCGCTGGCCTCCACCGCCGTCACCCGCCACGCCGGACACTCATCCGCCAGCGCCAGCGCAATGGCCCCGGTGCCCGTGCCCAGGTCCGCCACCCGGAGCTGCCGGTCGCCGTCAACCCGGGCCAGCGCCGCCTCAACCAGCAGCTCCGTCTCCGGGCGGGGGATCAGCGTCTCGGCCGTCACCTTCAGCTCCAGCGACCAGAAACCGCGGCGGCCCGTCAGGTGCGCCACCGGCTCGCCGGCCAAACGGCGGGCAAGGAGTTGCCGGAAGCGGGCCAGGCTGGATGCCGGCGGACGGTGCTCGGGATGGGCCAGGAAAAAAGCGCGATCGCGCCCCAGCGCGTGCGCCAGCAGGGCATCGGCGTCCGCGGCCGGCGAGTCGCTGCCCGCCGCCTCCAGTCGGGTGCGGGCGGACCGGCGCAGCTCGGCCAGGGTGGGCTGCGGCGGGGTGGAGCCCGTGGCGGGGTGCGCTTCCCGGGTCACGCCTCGGTGGTCGGCCGGGCGGCGGAGGCCGGGATGGCGCGCTCCTCCAGCATGATCGGGATGCCGTCCTCCACCGGATAGATGCGCTGATCGTTCTCCGTGATCAGGGCCTCACGCAGCGGCGTCTCCACCGGGCTGTCGTCCATATGCCGCACCTCGCCCTGCTCGATCCGCTGGTTGAGTCGCTTCAGGGCATCCGCCTCCAGCAGGCGCACCGGCTGCTTGGTCACCGGGCAGCACAGTATGTCCAGCAATTTCTTGTCCAGGCTCATCGTTGCGGGCTCGACTGCAAAAAGTGGGTCTCCAGTATAGCACCGGGCACCGCCAGCCCGGTTCCGGTAAGGGCAAGCCTTGCCGCCCGGCGATGCCGCTCAAGACCTGGCGGCGTCTGCCGTTTATTGGCCCAGGACACAACGGTTCGCCAACGGGCGGATTTCAGGCATTGGGGGGATACCCATGGTGGAACACGAGCCTCAACACCAGGCAAGGGGTGAGCACCGACAGGACCACGCGCACTGCTCCTTCTGTGGGCGCCCCGAGGACCAGACTGGGCCGCTCATCGCCGGGGCGGAGGCGTGGATCTGTGAAGACTGCGTGGCCGAGTCCAAGGCGCGGCTGGACAGCGAATTCACCGGATCACTGACCGACCAGCTGGCCGGTCTGTCCACCCCGAGGCAGCTGCACGCCCACCTGGACGGCTACGTGATCGGACAGGAACGGGCCAAGCGCCAGTTGGCGGTGGCCGTCTACAACCACTATAAGCGACTGATCTGGCGCGGTGCCCGCCGGCCCGGTGAGGTGGCCAAGAGCAATATCCTCATGGTCGGGCCCACCGGCAGTGGCAAGACCCTGCTGTTGGAGAGCCTGGCCCGCCACCTGGAGGTGCCCTTCGTCACCGCGGACGCCTCCACCTTCACCGCCGCCGGTTATGCCGGGGCCGATGTGGATGACATCGCCGTCCGGTTGCTGGAGGCCGCCGGTGGTGATCCTGCCGCCGCGCGTCGGGGCATGGTCTTTCTGGACGAAGTGGACAAGCTGGCATGCCGCGCACCGGGCGGCAGCGGTAACGGTCGCGACTTCTCCGGTGAGGGGGTGCAGCAGGCGCTGCTGCGTCTGCTCGAGGGGCGGGTGGTTAACGTGCCGCGCCGGGGCCGCGGGGGCGGCGTCCACAGCGTGGACACCCGCGACGTGCTGTTTGTCTGCGGCGGCGCATTCCAGGGGCTGCGTCAGCAGATGGCCGGGCGTCGCGCCGGCGGTGGCGTGGGCTTCGGGGCCCGCCTGGCCGAGACCGCCGAACCGCCGGCAGTCCCGGATGCGGACGACCTGGTGCACTACGGACTGATCCCCGAGCTGGTGGGACGGCTGCCGGTGGTCACCACCCTGGAGGCATTGAGCGAGGCACAGCTACTGGAGGTCATCAGTCGGCCGCGCAACGCCCTGCTGCGCCAGTACCAGGCACTGTTCCGGCAGGACGGCTGTGAGCTGCACTTCACCGCCGGCGCCCTCGAGGCCCTGGCCCGGCGCGCCGCCGAGCGCGGCACCGGTGCCCGTGGTCTGCGCGCGGAGCTGGAGCGCCTGTTGCTGGAACCCATGTACCACGTTCCGGCCCGGGGCGATGTCGAGGCCGTGGTGGTTACGACCGAGTCAGTGGCTGGGGCACCTGTGCGCTACTGCAGAAGCCAGGCCTTGCGGCAGGTGGGTTAGGCAGCCGGTGCCCGCCTTGCGTAACAGTAAGTTTGGCGGTAAGGGGCTGGAGCGGCTAATATGTCGCCCTTGTGTCCAACTAGTCGGCCCTTGTAGTGGCCGGGAGCACCGAACCGCCTATGTCTGATCGTACTGTGGACGACCTGAACGTCGAGAAGATCGAGCACCTCCCCACCCCCGCCGAGATCAAGGCCCAGCTGCCGCTCAGCGAGCAAGCCCGCCGTCTGGTGGTCGAGGGTCGGGAGACCGTTCGCAACATCCTGGATGGCAAGGATCACCGGCTGTTGGTGGTGGTGGGGCCCTGTTCCATCCACGACCCCAAAGCGGCGCTGGACTATGCCAAGCAACTGAAAGCGCTGAGTGATCAGGTGGGCGACAGTCTGTTCATCGTCATGCGGGTCTATTTTGAGAAGCCGCGCACGGTGACCGGGTGGAAGGGGCTGATCAACGACCCCGACATGGACGACTCCTTCCGGATCGACAATGGCCTGTTCCAGGCGCGCAAACTGCTGCTG
Encoded proteins:
- a CDS encoding Trm112 family protein, coding for MSLDKKLLDILCCPVTKQPVRLLEADALKRLNQRIEQGEVRHMDDSPVETPLREALITENDQRIYPVEDGIPIMLEERAIPASAARPTTEA
- the prmC gene encoding peptide chain release factor N(5)-glutamine methyltransferase, with protein sequence MTREAHPATGSTPPQPTLAELRRSARTRLEAAGSDSPAADADALLAHALGRDRAFFLAHPEHRPPASSLARFRQLLARRLAGEPVAHLTGRRGFWSLELKVTAETLIPRPETELLVEAALARVDGDRQLRVADLGTGTGAIALALADECPAWRVTAVEASAGALVVARENARRLGLADRVQVVAGSWFGPLAGERFDLVVSNPPYVGVHEPELYEGDVRFEPRSALAAGRDGLGDLRRIVGEAPGHLVAGGWLMVEHGFQQGEAVRRLFLEAGFGGVETLRDLAGHERVTVGRLD
- the clpX gene encoding ATP-dependent Clp protease ATP-binding subunit ClpX, which encodes MVEHEPQHQARGEHRQDHAHCSFCGRPEDQTGPLIAGAEAWICEDCVAESKARLDSEFTGSLTDQLAGLSTPRQLHAHLDGYVIGQERAKRQLAVAVYNHYKRLIWRGARRPGEVAKSNILMVGPTGSGKTLLLESLARHLEVPFVTADASTFTAAGYAGADVDDIAVRLLEAAGGDPAAARRGMVFLDEVDKLACRAPGGSGNGRDFSGEGVQQALLRLLEGRVVNVPRRGRGGGVHSVDTRDVLFVCGGAFQGLRQQMAGRRAGGGVGFGARLAETAEPPAVPDADDLVHYGLIPELVGRLPVVTTLEALSEAQLLEVISRPRNALLRQYQALFRQDGCELHFTAGALEALARRAAERGTGARGLRAELERLLLEPMYHVPARGDVEAVVVTTESVAGAPVRYCRSQALRQVG